A genomic stretch from Sporocytophaga myxococcoides DSM 11118 includes:
- a CDS encoding Rv1355c family protein: MHNKLNILIEKTENLRATYKPLLFRLKKEEEFVKFNDLLKSESNLLVFDELRGQVKELIKLRNPKKNLTAAEMDREINNYFDKKDPDKLGVWAYYPWANKIVHLLDEEEFVEVRTNRNFYKITPEEKDILAEKKVGIIGLSVGQSVSVTMAMERSFGEIRLADFDILELSNYNRIRTPLSNLGVSKAISVAREIAEIDPYINVKCFPDGLHEGNMDSFFCEGGNLDLLIDECDGLDIKILARIKAKELKIPVVMEASDRCMLDVERFDLEPDRPLLHGLIDGLDIQKLKSLRTNEEKVPYLLAMIGIDTISSRLKASMFEIEQTITTWPQLASAVTLGGGLTADVCRRIFINEFSESGRYYMDVEQIVGNKDKKKPTLIESQGFEDAYLTKDEIIGIITSSPLSLNNKQKFIEESEIKEIVSSALLAPSPGNNQPWQWYYDKGNLYLFLNKKKSSASSDFDNLFSFISLGASMENLILKAQEKGLDVCVDEFPSGKSSPLVAKFNFYTPHLDTAENRDYKDLSKYIDVRCSNRNGGNKEKITPSVIDDLTSLQHSTPGAIIKIIDDPTKLKELNEVIKTCERIRFLHPELHADFFEKEIRWNNQSVESSKDGMDIRTLELSATEQAGMRVAKEVEAITLLNKWKKGKGFEKISGKNLEAASAIGFITLPKHSASSYLQGGRLVERLWLSATKHQLSLQPLMAPILMFLKLKHKDLAGLPEHLLMELRDAREKYLKLLNIDENIAEIFLFRLAFAEPPSARSLRLPLEKLLLINNI, translated from the coding sequence ATGCATAACAAACTAAATATACTGATTGAAAAAACGGAGAACCTGAGAGCTACATATAAACCTCTGTTATTCAGACTTAAAAAAGAAGAAGAGTTTGTTAAATTTAATGATCTCCTTAAATCCGAGTCTAATCTGTTAGTATTTGACGAGTTGCGTGGCCAGGTAAAAGAGCTGATCAAGTTACGAAATCCTAAGAAGAACCTGACAGCGGCAGAGATGGATCGTGAAATAAATAATTATTTCGATAAAAAAGATCCGGATAAACTAGGTGTTTGGGCATATTACCCATGGGCAAATAAAATAGTACATCTTCTTGATGAAGAGGAATTTGTAGAAGTAAGAACGAATAGAAATTTTTATAAAATTACTCCTGAAGAAAAAGATATACTCGCTGAGAAAAAAGTGGGAATTATTGGATTATCTGTTGGGCAGTCTGTCTCAGTTACTATGGCCATGGAAAGAAGTTTCGGTGAAATAAGACTTGCAGACTTTGATATACTGGAATTGAGTAATTATAACAGAATAAGAACTCCATTATCCAATCTTGGAGTTTCTAAAGCCATATCAGTGGCAAGAGAGATTGCAGAGATTGACCCCTATATCAATGTTAAGTGTTTTCCCGATGGTCTTCATGAAGGAAACATGGATAGCTTTTTTTGCGAGGGAGGAAATCTTGACCTGCTCATCGACGAATGCGATGGACTCGATATAAAAATTTTAGCCAGAATAAAAGCAAAAGAATTAAAAATACCCGTAGTAATGGAAGCAAGCGACAGATGCATGCTTGATGTAGAACGTTTTGATCTTGAGCCAGACAGACCTCTGTTACACGGACTTATCGATGGATTAGATATCCAAAAATTAAAATCACTTAGAACAAATGAAGAGAAAGTTCCATACCTACTTGCGATGATTGGGATAGATACTATTTCAAGCAGATTGAAAGCATCTATGTTTGAAATTGAACAAACTATTACAACATGGCCCCAATTAGCATCTGCTGTTACCTTAGGTGGAGGCCTCACAGCAGATGTATGCAGAAGAATCTTCATCAATGAGTTTTCAGAATCCGGAAGATATTATATGGACGTTGAGCAGATCGTCGGAAATAAGGATAAGAAAAAGCCAACTCTTATTGAATCCCAAGGATTTGAAGATGCATATTTAACTAAAGATGAAATAATAGGAATTATCACCTCTTCTCCCCTTTCTTTAAATAATAAACAGAAATTTATCGAAGAATCGGAAATAAAGGAAATTGTTTCTTCGGCTTTACTGGCGCCTTCTCCAGGAAATAATCAACCTTGGCAATGGTATTATGACAAGGGAAACTTGTATTTATTTTTAAATAAGAAGAAATCAAGTGCAAGTTCTGATTTTGATAATCTATTCTCCTTCATAAGCCTTGGAGCTTCTATGGAGAACCTTATTTTAAAGGCACAGGAAAAAGGGTTGGATGTTTGTGTAGATGAATTTCCATCAGGCAAAAGTAGTCCGCTTGTTGCTAAATTCAATTTCTATACTCCTCATCTCGATACTGCCGAAAACAGAGATTACAAAGACCTCAGTAAATATATAGATGTAAGATGTTCGAATCGTAATGGAGGGAACAAAGAAAAGATAACTCCCTCCGTCATTGACGATCTGACTTCATTACAACATTCAACTCCAGGAGCTATTATAAAAATCATTGATGATCCCACTAAGCTTAAAGAATTAAATGAAGTAATCAAAACGTGTGAACGTATCAGATTCCTTCATCCCGAACTACATGCTGATTTTTTTGAAAAAGAAATTCGATGGAATAACCAGTCTGTCGAATCAAGCAAGGATGGCATGGATATTAGAACCCTGGAATTGTCTGCAACAGAACAGGCAGGAATGAGAGTGGCAAAAGAGGTAGAAGCAATTACCCTGCTAAATAAATGGAAAAAAGGAAAAGGGTTTGAAAAGATTTCTGGCAAAAATCTGGAGGCCGCTTCTGCTATTGGTTTCATAACCCTTCCAAAACATTCTGCTTCATCTTACCTTCAAGGTGGAAGGCTAGTCGAAAGGCTATGGTTATCAGCAACTAAACACCAACTTTCCTTACAACCATTAATGGCGCCAATACTTATGTTTTTAAAATTAAAGCACAAAGATTTAGCGGGCTTGCCAGAACATTTGCTGATGGAGCTCCGTGATGCTAGAGAAAAATATTTAAAGCTTCTTAATATTGATGAAAATATTGCAGAAATTTTCTTATTTAGATTAGCTTTTGCAGAACCGCCCTCTGCAAGGTCTTTAAGATTACCACTGGAAAAATTGCTTTTGATTAACAATATTTAA
- a CDS encoding response regulator, with the protein MEDKIRILYIDDEKNNLTAFKATFRPYFKIFIAESAEEGRKILESEKVEIIITDQRMPVMTGVEFLSSIIETYPDPIRILLTGYSDLQAVIDAVNKGHIYQYISKPWEEQHLKIIIEKAYEVYRLKMENKELVKSLLRANQQLEFYLRQKLIS; encoded by the coding sequence ATGGAAGATAAGATACGGATTCTATATATAGATGATGAAAAAAATAATCTGACAGCCTTCAAGGCTACATTCAGACCGTATTTTAAAATATTTATCGCTGAATCTGCGGAAGAGGGAAGGAAAATTCTTGAATCTGAAAAAGTTGAGATTATTATTACCGATCAGAGGATGCCGGTAATGACCGGTGTTGAATTTCTTTCATCAATAATTGAGACCTATCCTGACCCTATCAGAATTTTGTTAACAGGATATTCGGATCTTCAGGCTGTTATAGATGCGGTAAATAAAGGCCATATCTATCAATATATCAGCAAACCCTGGGAAGAGCAGCATTTGAAAATTATAATAGAGAAAGCTTACGAAGTATATCGTTTAAAAATGGAAAACAAGGAGTTGGTTAAAAGCCTTTTAAGAGCCAATCAGCAACTTGAATTTTACCTTCGTCAGAAGCTGATTTCTTAA
- the smc gene encoding chromosome segregation protein SMC: MQLSKLEIKGFKSFGDKVTINFDEGITGIVGPNGCGKSNVVDAIRWVLGEQKTKALRSEKMENVIFNGTKTRKPLQMAEVSLTFNNTKNLLPTEYSHVTITRRYYRSGESEYLLNGVTCRLKDITNLFLDTGIGSDSYAIIELKMVDDILNDKDNSRRTLFEEAAGISKFKVRKKQSLKKLEDTDKDLERVEDLLFEINKNLKSLEKQAKQTEKYFQVKEQYKQVSIDLAKVTIQGQREDFLSLQKQLEEETDKRIGYNTQIAEKEGGVEKEKAELVNREKTLASRQKTLNEHVNKIRNYESDKKIKHERLSFLNDKNNNLREQIEQDKKSNERAEFSISSLQAEAETAEKIMAEIEVKVQAYKEEYENQKASTSRLQEELSVLSGQLRKKQEEVFHLNKNIEIYQIQASSLKQELEKTTSDSSAHSASLADFEGKVQEISEELESKNLKLEKLENQEKTLQEEIAQLEKEIETIKDQITQINRKLDSKQNEYSLTKSLVDNLEGFPEAIKFLKKNSHWGKEAPLLSDILTCEDQYRVSIENYLEPFMNYYVVENEAQAVQAVNLLSDSAKGRANFFVLSTFENFNSAPAKSFDHCKAAKDIIEFDPKYKHLVSFILDNVYIITNNQEELPSDSDAIFITQNGKLTKRKFSISGGSVGLFEGKRIGRAKNLEKLQQEIKELSAELDDLKLSLEKKQRELFKFKESTLKASIEELKKEINLTSQNYISVKTKLEQFTEMINSNALKRDDIIDKIEKLEDDIQDAKPRAEEEKSLLRDLESRQQELNEDLIIQNEQLTNKSAIFNQENIIYHQQKNKISSLLQEIEYKQAAYDNSKQRIEKNLEDAQKTEEEISILLERADVSDDELVEFYKEKEAIEQGVNEAEKEYYGARAFIDELEKESRDLRRLRDNCDALLLELQTRLNDNKLSLSSIKERLSVEFNIDIDELLSQDSNVEASEEELKQKVVQIKNSLDKMGPINPMAMEAYQEIQERHKFISEQKDDLTKAKDSLLQTINEIDSVAKDTFMEAYDKIRENFVRVFRSLFSEEDSCDLKLEQPDNPLESSIDIIAKPKGKRPLTINQLSGGEKTLTAISLLFAIYLIKPAPFCIFDEVDAPLDDANIDKFNNIIRKFSQESQFIIVTHNKRTMSSTDIIYGITMVEQGVSRLVPVDLRSLA, encoded by the coding sequence ATGCAGTTAAGCAAATTAGAGATCAAAGGATTCAAGAGTTTTGGTGATAAAGTTACCATCAATTTTGATGAAGGTATTACAGGTATAGTTGGGCCAAATGGCTGTGGGAAATCCAATGTTGTTGATGCTATAAGATGGGTTTTGGGTGAACAAAAGACAAAAGCTCTCCGCTCTGAAAAAATGGAGAATGTGATCTTTAACGGCACCAAAACCCGTAAGCCACTGCAAATGGCTGAAGTTTCCCTAACTTTTAATAATACAAAAAATCTCCTTCCTACTGAATATTCTCACGTTACTATTACCAGAAGATATTACAGATCCGGTGAAAGCGAATATTTACTGAATGGCGTTACCTGCCGCCTGAAAGATATTACCAACCTTTTCCTTGATACTGGTATCGGTTCTGATAGTTATGCCATCATTGAGCTAAAAATGGTGGATGATATCCTTAATGACAAAGACAACTCCAGAAGGACATTATTTGAAGAAGCTGCGGGTATATCAAAGTTTAAAGTAAGGAAAAAACAAAGCCTTAAAAAACTTGAAGATACGGACAAAGATCTTGAACGTGTAGAAGATCTACTTTTTGAGATCAATAAGAACCTGAAATCTTTAGAAAAGCAGGCTAAACAGACGGAAAAGTACTTTCAAGTAAAAGAACAATATAAGCAAGTTAGTATCGATCTTGCAAAGGTCACCATTCAAGGCCAAAGAGAAGATTTCTTATCTCTTCAGAAACAACTTGAAGAAGAAACAGACAAGAGAATTGGATACAATACCCAAATAGCAGAAAAAGAAGGTGGGGTTGAAAAAGAAAAAGCTGAGCTTGTAAACAGAGAAAAAACACTTGCTTCCAGACAAAAGACACTGAATGAGCATGTGAACAAAATTAGAAATTACGAAAGCGACAAAAAAATAAAACATGAAAGACTTTCTTTCCTGAACGACAAAAATAATAACCTTCGTGAGCAAATAGAGCAGGATAAGAAAAGTAATGAAAGAGCAGAATTCAGCATTTCCAGTCTGCAGGCAGAAGCCGAAACAGCAGAGAAAATAATGGCTGAAATCGAGGTTAAAGTTCAGGCATATAAAGAAGAATATGAAAACCAGAAGGCCAGTACAAGCCGACTGCAGGAAGAGCTTTCTGTATTGAGCGGACAGCTAAGAAAAAAACAAGAAGAGGTATTTCATCTGAATAAAAACATTGAGATATATCAGATTCAGGCAAGTTCATTGAAGCAGGAACTTGAGAAAACTACCTCTGACTCATCGGCACATTCCGCCAGCCTTGCAGATTTTGAAGGCAAAGTTCAAGAGATTTCAGAGGAACTTGAATCCAAAAACCTGAAACTGGAGAAACTTGAAAATCAAGAAAAAACGCTTCAGGAAGAAATCGCCCAACTTGAAAAGGAAATTGAAACCATAAAGGATCAAATCACGCAGATCAACAGGAAGCTGGATTCCAAGCAGAACGAATATAGCCTTACTAAATCTCTTGTTGATAATCTTGAAGGTTTTCCTGAAGCAATAAAGTTCCTGAAGAAGAACTCTCATTGGGGAAAAGAAGCTCCCCTCCTTTCTGATATTCTTACCTGTGAAGATCAATACAGAGTTTCTATAGAAAACTACCTGGAGCCGTTCATGAACTACTATGTAGTTGAAAATGAAGCACAGGCTGTTCAAGCTGTAAATCTTCTTAGTGATTCGGCAAAAGGGAGAGCTAATTTCTTTGTGCTTTCAACTTTTGAAAATTTCAACTCTGCTCCTGCCAAGTCTTTTGACCATTGCAAAGCTGCCAAAGACATTATTGAATTTGATCCGAAATACAAACACCTGGTATCATTTATACTGGACAATGTCTATATCATTACAAATAATCAGGAAGAGCTTCCTAGTGATAGTGATGCAATCTTCATTACTCAGAATGGTAAACTTACCAAGAGAAAATTCAGTATTTCCGGAGGTTCTGTAGGTTTATTTGAAGGAAAAAGAATCGGACGTGCCAAAAACCTTGAAAAACTTCAACAGGAAATCAAAGAGCTTTCTGCAGAATTGGATGACTTAAAACTTAGTCTGGAGAAAAAGCAAAGAGAACTTTTCAAATTCAAGGAAAGTACTTTAAAAGCAAGTATAGAAGAGCTTAAAAAAGAAATTAACCTTACCAGTCAGAATTATATCTCTGTAAAAACAAAGCTTGAACAGTTTACAGAAATGATCAATAGCAATGCTCTGAAGAGAGATGATATTATTGACAAAATAGAAAAACTGGAAGATGATATACAAGATGCAAAACCAAGAGCAGAAGAAGAAAAATCGCTTCTGAGAGACCTTGAAAGCAGGCAACAAGAGCTGAATGAAGATTTGATTATCCAGAATGAACAACTCACTAATAAGAGTGCAATATTCAATCAGGAAAATATTATTTACCATCAGCAAAAAAATAAAATTTCAAGCCTTCTTCAGGAAATTGAATACAAGCAGGCTGCTTACGATAATAGCAAACAAAGGATAGAAAAAAACCTTGAAGATGCCCAGAAAACAGAAGAAGAGATAAGTATACTCCTTGAAAGAGCAGATGTCAGCGATGATGAGCTTGTTGAGTTTTACAAGGAAAAAGAAGCTATAGAACAAGGCGTTAATGAAGCTGAAAAAGAATATTACGGAGCTAGAGCATTCATTGACGAATTAGAAAAAGAATCCAGAGATTTAAGGAGACTGCGTGACAACTGTGATGCTCTTCTTTTGGAACTTCAGACAAGATTAAACGATAATAAACTAAGTTTGAGCTCAATCAAAGAAAGGCTGTCTGTTGAATTTAACATAGATATAGATGAACTTCTTTCTCAGGATAGTAATGTTGAAGCCAGTGAAGAAGAGCTGAAACAAAAAGTTGTACAAATAAAAAACTCTCTTGATAAAATGGGGCCAATAAACCCTATGGCTATGGAAGCATATCAGGAAATTCAGGAGAGACATAAGTTTATTAGTGAACAGAAAGACGATCTTACAAAAGCTAAAGATTCTTTATTGCAAACAATCAATGAAATTGATTCAGTAGCAAAAGATACTTTTATGGAAGCTTACGATAAAATCAGAGAGAACTTCGTACGCGTATTCAGGTCTTTATTTTCAGAAGAAGACAGCTGCGATCTTAAGCTGGAGCAACCTGACAATCCGCTTGAATCATCTATAGATATTATAGCAAAACCAAAAGGTAAGAGACCATTAACAATCAACCAATTGTCTGGAGGGGAAAAAACACTTACAGCAATTTCTCTATTGTTTGCGATTTACCTGATTAAACCTGCACCATTCTGTATTTTCGATGAGGTAGATGCACCTTTGGATGATGCCAATATTGACAAGTTCAACAATATCATCAGAAAGTTCTCACAAGAATCACAGTTTATAATTGTGACACACAACAAGAGGACAATGTCAAGTACAGATATTATTTATGGAATTACGATGGTGGAGCAAGGCGTATCAAGGCTAGTACCGGTGGATTTGAGATCTTTAGCCTAA
- a CDS encoding acyl-CoA desaturase, whose translation MYIVLTFFIIHWYLSLFSQTFFLHRYSAHKMFTMSAFWEKFFYFLTYLSQGSSYLNPRAYAVLHRMHHAYSDTPQDPHSPHHTKNLLTMMVKTKDTYNDVLNHRGNIEEKFQKDVPTWNFIDTLGDMWASRIGWGVAYALFYIWISPPWFMFLLLPIHFLMGPVHGAIVNWSGHKYGYSNFDNNDKSKNSLFIDFLLGGELFQNNHHKYAGRANFAMKWFEFDPTYPVIRILSFCRIIKLSKTALA comes from the coding sequence ATGTATATAGTTCTCACATTCTTTATCATTCACTGGTATCTTTCTTTGTTTAGCCAGACATTCTTCCTGCACAGATATAGTGCACATAAGATGTTTACCATGTCAGCTTTCTGGGAGAAATTCTTCTATTTTCTAACTTATCTATCTCAAGGTTCTTCTTACCTGAACCCAAGAGCATATGCAGTGTTACACCGTATGCATCATGCATATAGTGACACTCCGCAAGATCCTCACTCTCCACATCATACCAAAAACCTTTTGACTATGATGGTTAAGACTAAAGATACTTACAATGACGTCCTTAATCATAGAGGCAACATTGAAGAAAAATTTCAGAAAGATGTACCTACATGGAACTTCATAGATACTTTAGGTGACATGTGGGCCTCTAGAATTGGCTGGGGAGTTGCTTATGCATTATTTTATATCTGGATTTCTCCTCCATGGTTCATGTTCCTTTTATTGCCAATTCACTTTTTGATGGGCCCTGTTCATGGTGCTATTGTAAACTGGAGCGGTCACAAATACGGTTACTCGAATTTTGACAACAACGATAAATCAAAAAACAGCCTTTTTATAGATTTCCTTCTTGGAGGCGAGTTATTTCAGAATAACCACCACAAATATGCAGGAAGAGCAAATTTTGCAATGAAATGGTTTGAATTTGATCCTACATATCCAGTTATCAGAATCTTGTCCTTCTGCAGAATAATAAAATTAAGTAAAACAGCATTGGCTTAA
- a CDS encoding DUF4159 domain-containing protein, with protein sequence MKKIFQFSIILLSFTLFFNYTFAQQPSFKIAKLKYNGGGDWYANKTSLPNLIKFCNQQLKLNLYQEEDVVEVGSPELFSYPFIHMTGHGNVVFSRQEAENLRTYLTGGGFLHIDDNYGMDKFIRLEMKKVFPELDFVELPFNHPIYHQKFEFNNGLPKIHEHDNKPPKGYGIIFEGKLVCFYTYETDLGNGWEDQTIYNDPEEKRQKALQMGANIISFALTTF encoded by the coding sequence ATGAAAAAGATATTTCAATTCTCAATTATACTCCTTTCATTCACACTCTTTTTCAATTATACTTTCGCCCAACAGCCATCATTTAAAATAGCAAAACTTAAGTATAACGGAGGTGGCGATTGGTATGCCAACAAAACTTCTCTGCCAAATCTTATAAAATTTTGTAATCAGCAGTTAAAATTAAATCTTTACCAGGAAGAAGATGTAGTTGAAGTAGGGAGTCCAGAGCTTTTCTCCTACCCTTTTATACACATGACGGGACACGGCAACGTAGTCTTTTCAAGACAGGAAGCTGAAAACCTCAGAACCTATCTCACTGGAGGAGGTTTTCTTCACATTGATGACAATTATGGTATGGATAAATTTATAAGACTGGAAATGAAAAAAGTATTTCCAGAGCTGGATTTTGTGGAATTACCTTTTAATCATCCTATTTATCATCAGAAGTTTGAATTCAATAACGGTCTGCCCAAAATCCATGAGCATGACAACAAGCCTCCCAAAGGCTACGGTATAATTTTTGAAGGAAAACTTGTCTGCTTTTATACCTATGAAACAGATCTTGGCAATGGTTGGGAAGACCAAACTATTTACAATGATCCGGAAGAAAAAAGGCAAAAAGCACTTCAAATGGGAGCAAATATTATCTCATTTGCATTAACAACCTTTTAA
- a CDS encoding 16S rRNA (uracil(1498)-N(3))-methyltransferase, with protein MHLFYLPGFIPGEINELPEDESKHALKVLRLSSGDKIEVTDGKGTLYLAEVTNPGNKACRFKILSQTTSKPKDFYIHVAIAPTKNADRIEWFVEKCIEIGIDEISFIQCSRSERKNINLDRIEKIAVSAMKQSQTTLFPVLNPLTSIKSFIENCKEDYKFIGYLSEEHKELLQKAAPASSRYCVLIGPEGDFTNDEVALAFKNNFKPASLGNSRLRTETAGIAACHIFNIINS; from the coding sequence ATGCATTTATTTTATTTGCCCGGATTTATCCCCGGAGAAATAAATGAATTACCGGAAGATGAGTCAAAACATGCTTTAAAAGTATTGCGACTATCTTCCGGTGATAAGATTGAAGTAACTGACGGTAAGGGCACATTATACCTTGCCGAGGTTACAAATCCTGGAAATAAAGCGTGTCGCTTTAAAATCCTTTCACAAACCACCAGCAAACCCAAAGACTTTTATATCCACGTGGCAATTGCTCCCACCAAGAATGCAGACAGGATAGAGTGGTTTGTAGAAAAATGTATAGAAATAGGCATAGATGAAATAAGCTTTATTCAATGTTCCCGTTCTGAAAGAAAAAATATCAATCTGGATAGAATTGAAAAAATTGCAGTCAGTGCCATGAAACAGTCACAGACAACATTATTTCCGGTATTGAATCCTTTGACTTCTATTAAATCCTTTATTGAAAATTGCAAAGAAGATTATAAGTTTATAGGATACCTTTCTGAAGAGCACAAAGAACTCCTTCAAAAAGCAGCTCCGGCCAGTTCAAGGTACTGCGTTTTAATTGGACCAGAAGGCGATTTTACAAACGATGAAGTCGCACTTGCTTTTAAAAATAATTTTAAACCTGCATCTTTAGGAAACAGCAGGTTAAGAACAGAAACAGCAGGAATTGCAGCTTGTCACATTTTTAACATCATCAACAGCTAA
- a CDS encoding DEAD/DEAH box helicase has translation MTKIKFDSLPLSEETLKALTEMGFEEASPIQSLAIPVVLQGKDVIGQAQTGTGKTAAFGIPAIELCDPAIKTPQTIVLCPTRELAVQVSNELKKIAKFKKGINVLPIFGGESFERQATALKRGVQIVVGTPGRVIDHLTRKTLSLQNVKQVILDEADEMLNMGFVEDLERILSSIPKERQTILFSATMAEPIMKLTRKYQTNPELVKVVGKELTVDSIEQFFYDISDNQKVLLLKHLVEIHQVKLALVFCNTKRAVDELVEEMQKHGLKAEGLHGDLSQNQRNHVMGKFRNYTLNLLVATDVAARGIDVNGVDAVFNYDVPLDNEFYVHRIGRTGRAGNTGKSFTFVSSGKDFLRLKDIQNYCKVKIARGALPTGEEILKLKKQNLFDQISSLLTQGVPDFYSSVAEEFNGTGISNEMLSAALVRIALGTVEELKDDRRRDGRSDRNSRGDRDRSDRGFRGDRDRDRGPRGDRDRDRGSRGDRFERGSRDRFERGSRGERSERGPREDRNNGEKMVRLFINLGKKDRISPGDIVGAFASNSSIQGKSIGSIDIYDSYSFIEVPEAKVDVVMSSMDNNKIKGKTVNLELASKRRA, from the coding sequence ATGACAAAAATCAAATTTGATTCGCTGCCTCTTTCAGAAGAGACACTCAAGGCATTAACAGAAATGGGCTTTGAAGAGGCATCACCAATCCAATCGCTTGCTATTCCAGTCGTACTTCAGGGAAAAGACGTAATCGGGCAGGCGCAAACGGGGACAGGGAAAACAGCAGCTTTCGGCATACCGGCCATCGAGCTTTGCGACCCTGCAATTAAAACCCCACAGACAATCGTCCTATGTCCTACACGTGAACTTGCCGTACAGGTTAGCAATGAGTTAAAGAAAATTGCCAAGTTCAAGAAAGGTATTAACGTATTGCCGATTTTCGGCGGAGAGTCTTTTGAAAGACAGGCTACTGCTCTAAAAAGAGGCGTACAGATTGTAGTCGGAACTCCAGGTAGAGTGATCGACCACTTAACAAGAAAAACATTGTCACTTCAGAATGTTAAGCAAGTAATCCTTGACGAAGCTGATGAAATGCTAAACATGGGTTTTGTTGAAGATTTGGAAAGAATCTTATCTTCTATTCCAAAAGAAAGACAAACAATCCTGTTCTCTGCTACAATGGCAGAACCTATCATGAAACTGACAAGAAAGTATCAGACTAATCCTGAACTTGTAAAAGTTGTTGGAAAAGAACTTACTGTCGATTCTATTGAGCAATTTTTCTACGATATCTCTGACAATCAAAAAGTATTATTGCTTAAGCATCTTGTAGAAATCCACCAGGTAAAACTTGCTCTTGTTTTCTGCAATACGAAGAGAGCTGTTGATGAATTGGTTGAAGAAATGCAGAAACATGGTCTGAAAGCTGAAGGACTTCACGGCGACCTTAGCCAGAATCAGCGTAACCATGTAATGGGAAAATTCAGAAATTACACACTAAATCTCCTTGTAGCTACAGACGTTGCAGCTAGAGGTATAGATGTTAATGGTGTTGATGCTGTATTTAACTATGACGTTCCTCTTGATAATGAATTTTATGTTCACAGAATAGGGAGAACTGGTAGAGCCGGTAACACCGGCAAGTCATTCACTTTTGTATCCAGTGGTAAAGACTTTTTAAGGCTAAAAGACATTCAGAACTACTGTAAAGTTAAAATAGCAAGAGGTGCACTTCCTACAGGAGAAGAAATTCTGAAATTGAAAAAACAGAATTTGTTCGATCAGATCTCTTCCCTATTAACTCAAGGTGTTCCTGATTTTTATTCATCAGTAGCTGAAGAGTTTAATGGAACTGGTATTTCAAACGAAATGCTTTCAGCAGCTCTTGTGAGAATTGCTTTAGGAACTGTTGAAGAACTAAAAGACGATCGCAGAAGAGATGGTCGATCAGACAGAAACTCAAGAGGTGATAGAGATAGATCTGACAGAGGTTTCAGAGGTGATAGAGATAGAGATAGAGGACCAAGAGGTGATAGAGACAGAGACAGAGGTTCTAGAGGAGACAGATTTGAAAGAGGTTCAAGAGATAGATTCGAAAGAGGCTCTAGAGGCGAAAGATCTGAAAGAGGTCCAAGAGAAGATAGAAATAACGGAGAGAAAATGGTAAGACTTTTCATCAATCTTGGAAAAAAAGACAGAATCAGTCCTGGTGATATCGTAGGCGCCTTTGCCTCAAACTCATCTATTCAGGGAAAATCAATAGGAAGTATCGATATCTATGATAGTTATTCTTTTATTGAAGTTCCAGAAGCTAAAGTTGACGTTGTGATGAGTTCAATGGACAACAATAAAATCAAAGGCAAAACAGTAAACCTTGAACTAGCAAGTAAAAGGAGAGCTTAA
- a CDS encoding DUF892 family protein, whose translation MEKGLEKVYLTRLTELYAMEKKQSQLLPVLLKHTTHKELREAIKEHLYYTQKHFSRCIEIMRRFGKSKVVASVSEPMEKLFEEACALVMQKKEDNAANLTMILQKIEHLEIASYSSALTCAKILDYKNDCETLQKCLDEEYDQDNRLDKISEEIFMALV comes from the coding sequence ATGGAAAAAGGATTGGAGAAAGTTTACTTGACTCGTCTCACTGAGCTGTATGCAATGGAAAAAAAACAGTCTCAGCTATTACCGGTTCTTCTCAAACATACCACTCATAAAGAATTAAGAGAAGCCATAAAGGAACACTTGTACTATACTCAAAAGCATTTTTCCAGGTGTATAGAGATCATGAGAAGATTTGGGAAATCAAAAGTAGTAGCTTCTGTTTCCGAACCAATGGAAAAACTTTTTGAAGAAGCATGTGCTTTGGTCATGCAGAAGAAAGAAGATAATGCCGCAAACCTCACAATGATTTTACAAAAAATTGAACATCTTGAGATTGCTTCATATTCAAGTGCTCTTACCTGTGCTAAGATTCTGGATTATAAAAACGATTGTGAAACTCTTCAAAAATGCCTGGATGAGGAATATGATCAGGACAACAGACTTGATAAAATCTCAGAGGAAATATTTATGGCACTTGTTTAA